The Pseudomonas wenzhouensis genome has a segment encoding these proteins:
- a CDS encoding cytochrome c oxidase assembly protein gives MSEVIATRRLVSRLLVVVVVMFCFGIFVLPPFYDAMCRVFGINGKTAGAYQGEQIIDVAREVRVQFLATNSAGMIWEFGPQADEIVVHPGEARDMLFVAYNPSDQPMMAQAVPSVSPSRAAAFFHKTECFCFTQQVLQPGERIEMPVRFIVDRDLPQDVKHLTLGYTLFDITASKPPVAQAP, from the coding sequence GTGAGCGAGGTCATTGCGACTCGTCGTCTGGTTAGCCGTCTGCTGGTCGTGGTGGTGGTGATGTTCTGCTTCGGCATCTTCGTCCTGCCGCCTTTCTACGACGCCATGTGCCGGGTATTCGGCATCAACGGCAAGACGGCAGGGGCCTACCAGGGTGAGCAGATCATCGACGTGGCTCGAGAGGTGCGCGTGCAGTTTCTCGCCACCAATTCGGCCGGGATGATCTGGGAGTTCGGCCCGCAAGCGGACGAAATAGTGGTTCACCCGGGCGAAGCACGCGACATGTTGTTCGTCGCCTACAACCCCAGCGACCAGCCGATGATGGCGCAGGCCGTCCCCAGCGTATCGCCATCGCGGGCGGCGGCCTTCTTTCACAAGACCGAGTGCTTCTGTTTCACCCAGCAGGTGCTGCAGCCAGGCGAACGCATCGAAATGCCGGTGCGCTTCATCGTCGACCGTGACCTGCCACAGGACGTGAAGCACCTGACGCTGGGCTACACGCTGTTCGATATCACGGCGAGCAAACCGCCAGTGGCACAGGCTCCATAA